Proteins found in one Phoenicibacter congonensis genomic segment:
- a CDS encoding AzlC family ABC transporter permease — protein sequence MQSNDKITIEVLHDSLVAAIPVMLGYVAIGIPCGILSASMGLNWLQVLLFSIFFYSGAGQFMIPNMFLAGADLLSIFASVSFVNTRQTLYSAALAPFCERSRKRRMFWYMVTVTDETFGIAISKFKQGNWSVERAIFLNEFSHASWTISCVIGCLLGPVINIPLPIASFAMTSLFICLVVGSIKTKPTFVAAVAGVVGVIVFKSVGLTGPAIFLGAIFGVVVAYAFAQLQNRRAKVDNSEAGES from the coding sequence ATGCAGAGCAATGACAAAATAACTATTGAGGTTTTGCATGACTCGCTAGTCGCGGCTATCCCTGTGATGTTAGGCTATGTTGCCATTGGGATACCATGTGGGATTCTTTCGGCATCGATGGGTCTTAACTGGTTGCAAGTCCTGCTTTTTAGCATTTTCTTTTATTCTGGCGCAGGTCAATTTATGATTCCTAATATGTTTCTCGCCGGGGCTGATTTACTTTCGATTTTTGCAAGTGTTTCTTTTGTCAACACTCGCCAGACACTATATTCTGCTGCACTTGCGCCTTTCTGCGAAAGATCTCGCAAACGTCGCATGTTTTGGTACATGGTTACTGTGACCGATGAGACGTTTGGGATCGCCATTAGCAAGTTTAAACAGGGAAATTGGAGTGTAGAACGAGCAATTTTTCTCAATGAGTTTTCTCATGCTTCCTGGACAATTTCTTGTGTAATTGGTTGCCTCTTGGGGCCAGTTATCAACATTCCGCTGCCAATTGCTTCTTTTGCGATGACTTCTCTTTTTATTTGTCTAGTTGTGGGCTCGATAAAAACTAAGCCAACTTTTGTTGCTGCTGTTGCCGGTGTTGTTGGTGTTATCGTCTTTAAATCGGTCGGGCTAACTGGACCAGCTATTTTTCTTGGCGCTATTTTTGGCGTTGTTGTTGCCTATGCATTTGCACAGCTGCAAAACCGGCGTGCTAAAGTCGATAATTCTGAAGCAGGTGAGAGTTAA
- the secG gene encoding preprotein translocase subunit SecG, protein MSPIAIILLVLLFLSGTGLVIFILMHSGKGTGISDAIASSMYSSQSGTSIIEKNLDRITIICAVVFIVTLILMMVFFPTGMIQSGN, encoded by the coding sequence ATGTCACCTATTGCAATAATTTTGCTAGTTTTGTTGTTCCTTTCTGGGACTGGTCTAGTTATTTTTATTTTGATGCACAGTGGCAAAGGGACTGGTATTTCTGACGCTATTGCTTCATCTATGTACTCTTCGCAGAGTGGCACTAGCATTATTGAGAAGAACCTTGATCGCATCACTATCATTTGCGCCGTTGTATTTATCGTCACATTGATTCTGATGATGGTTTTCTTCCCAACAGGAATGATTCAATCAGGCAATTAG
- a CDS encoding transposase, with amino-acid sequence MPRPLRCDSPLRVLNIGQKGHNGQVIFYYDEDREYYLECLQNACKKFGVVLLGYVLMSNHIHALFYGDIEKCASVFQSIGSTYVRWFNRKYGRTGTLWNSRFYSKPVQDEQQFLQTAAYIFNNPVKAGIVKRAENYRWSSFRDMDTKNFDEKAREILDSTLSIAYLKQYTHEAAEVTLDSDVQKQCEAIPNTTPSDLEVIDAVKRLVKSKNLGKIPTLSRSFLRKLVKELLKFGSNISQISRITTLTRHQVSVLAA; translated from the coding sequence ATGCCTCGACCTTTGAGGTGCGATTCGCCTCTGCGTGTTCTTAATATTGGGCAAAAAGGGCACAATGGGCAGGTCATTTTTTATTATGACGAAGATCGAGAGTATTACCTTGAGTGCCTGCAAAATGCCTGCAAAAAATTTGGGGTAGTGCTGCTTGGTTATGTGTTGATGTCAAACCATATCCACGCGTTGTTTTACGGGGATATTGAAAAATGTGCGAGTGTTTTTCAATCTATTGGCTCAACTTATGTGCGCTGGTTTAACCGAAAATATGGCAGGACGGGGACGCTTTGGAATTCCCGCTTTTACTCAAAGCCTGTCCAGGACGAACAGCAATTCTTGCAAACTGCGGCATACATCTTTAACAACCCAGTAAAAGCGGGCATCGTGAAGCGAGCAGAGAACTATAGATGGTCCTCGTTTAGGGATATGGATACAAAAAATTTCGACGAAAAGGCAAGAGAGATACTTGATTCGACACTTTCGATTGCCTATCTCAAGCAGTATACGCACGAGGCCGCCGAGGTTACGCTCGATTCAGATGTTCAGAAACAGTGCGAAGCTATTCCGAACACTACACCCTCTGATCTTGAGGTTATTGATGCAGTCAAAAGACTTGTTAAAAGTAAGAATCTTGGTAAAATCCCAACGCTGTCCAGGTCTTTTCTTCGGAAACTAGTTAAGGAACTCCTGAAGTTTGGGTCTAACATTAGTCAAATTTCTCGAATCACAACTTTAACACGTCATCAAGTTAGCGTCCTCGCTGCGTAG
- a CDS encoding NAD(P)H-hydrate dehydratase, with protein sequence MELARYSNFLPQNNPHVHKYSRGRVAVIGGSGKYPGAVMLASKAVARAGAGYVTAFVPICIRTIFQSSLPEIVSVPIPNNTESFIGKNAFEFISLEKQHCVLYGPGVGSGKTQTKLLKKLVNADTPLVVDADMIEALASLEDINGAKSVYGRTTPLIITPHHGELKKWLRDNREDDYNKLDPSLIAFRVQGKLKAAEANNVVVVAKGEKTQVITSTSVLNPAGGTDTLATAGTGDVLAGTIAGLIAQSRPTSVSETANVCAAAVEAHALAGEIASKQFGRRGAMANNVCDCIGLAIDQLHGKEE encoded by the coding sequence ATGGAGCTTGCAAGATATTCAAATTTTCTTCCGCAAAACAACCCTCACGTGCACAAATATTCTCGTGGTAGAGTTGCTGTAATTGGAGGGAGCGGAAAATATCCAGGAGCTGTGATGCTTGCAAGCAAAGCTGTTGCGCGTGCTGGCGCAGGCTATGTCACTGCCTTTGTGCCAATTTGCATAAGAACCATTTTTCAAAGTTCTCTTCCTGAAATTGTTTCAGTGCCAATCCCAAACAACACAGAATCATTCATCGGAAAAAATGCATTTGAATTCATTTCGCTGGAAAAACAACACTGTGTTTTATATGGCCCTGGTGTTGGCTCTGGCAAAACACAAACAAAACTTTTAAAGAAGTTGGTCAACGCAGACACACCTCTGGTCGTGGATGCCGACATGATTGAAGCACTTGCGTCGCTCGAAGACATTAATGGGGCCAAATCGGTCTACGGCCGAACAACTCCACTCATAATCACTCCGCACCATGGAGAGCTTAAAAAATGGTTGCGCGATAATCGCGAAGACGACTACAACAAATTAGATCCCTCACTAATTGCTTTTCGAGTACAAGGAAAACTCAAGGCAGCCGAAGCTAACAATGTTGTCGTTGTCGCCAAAGGTGAAAAAACGCAGGTTATCACTTCAACCAGCGTTTTGAATCCAGCTGGAGGAACAGACACTCTTGCAACAGCTGGCACAGGTGACGTTTTAGCGGGAACAATAGCAGGTCTCATTGCTCAATCACGCCCAACAAGCGTCAGTGAAACCGCTAACGTTTGCGCTGCAGCTGTTGAAGCACACGCGCTTGCAGGAGAAATTGCGAGCAAACAATTTGGTCGACGCGGTGCTATGGCAAACAATGTTTGCGACTGCATTGGTCTTGCAATCGACCAGTTGCACGGAAAAGAAGAGTAA
- the holA gene encoding DNA polymerase III subunit delta yields MTKSKQKKLDPIYLLIGDDEQKKSALLARMKDRCKEFGEMEINTDVFDGETHQPERAVSACLTLPFASDKRLVIIKDVDKYNAAELNVLADYATEPSDTSILLLLATKLAKNTRLYKRVIAISENAVIPCDSPKPREFEKYAIDVAKTKGVRLLDSGAKKLVELVGQDTTKITNELSKIIASHSSSRPIDQVEVESLVAASAEVKVWVLADAFAARNLTKVIELLPRVMGTTPSGVLYYCVARARELICAKECLKSGTSNINERIAKELGLPSSLSWRVKQHAAWSRQFSTEELKRAIKTSVEAEIEMKRGGDPVAVLTLWLAKTLG; encoded by the coding sequence GTGACAAAGTCGAAACAAAAGAAGTTAGACCCAATATATCTGCTTATCGGCGATGATGAGCAGAAAAAATCAGCCCTGCTTGCTCGCATGAAAGACCGATGCAAAGAATTTGGGGAAATGGAAATCAACACCGATGTTTTTGATGGTGAAACCCATCAACCAGAGCGTGCAGTGAGTGCTTGTTTAACTCTGCCATTTGCAAGCGACAAACGTTTGGTAATCATTAAGGATGTTGATAAATATAATGCGGCAGAGCTTAATGTTTTGGCGGATTATGCGACTGAACCGAGCGACACTTCAATTCTTCTGCTTCTTGCTACGAAATTGGCAAAAAACACAAGACTATATAAAAGAGTAATAGCAATTTCTGAAAATGCAGTTATTCCTTGCGATTCCCCAAAGCCTAGGGAATTTGAGAAATATGCAATTGATGTTGCAAAAACAAAGGGCGTTCGTCTTTTAGATTCTGGTGCAAAGAAACTTGTCGAGCTTGTAGGCCAAGATACGACAAAAATTACAAATGAGCTTTCAAAAATAATTGCTTCTCATTCGAGCTCACGCCCGATTGATCAAGTGGAAGTTGAGTCTCTTGTGGCCGCGAGTGCCGAAGTAAAAGTTTGGGTTTTGGCTGATGCTTTTGCTGCGCGTAACTTGACTAAGGTTATTGAACTTCTTCCGCGCGTGATGGGAACAACTCCGAGTGGTGTTTTGTACTATTGCGTGGCTAGAGCGCGCGAACTCATTTGCGCTAAAGAATGCTTGAAAAGTGGAACGTCTAACATTAATGAACGAATTGCAAAAGAATTAGGACTTCCTTCTTCTTTGAGTTGGCGGGTTAAACAGCATGCGGCTTGGAGCAGACAGTTTTCGACAGAAGAACTTAAGCGTGCGATAAAGACTTCGGTTGAAGCTGAAATCGAGATGAAGCGCGGAGGCGACCCTGTGGCTGTGCTCACGTTGTGGTTGGCAAAAACGCTTGGCTAG
- a CDS encoding ComEC/Rec2 family competence protein: protein MKSTTRRSVKTSRNDFSPSPNINKEASFRCLKDRVNNQCVYDHSGFRSSKSYNKCAAITDNFSCGCTSKLFSLFAAVVIFVSILFLGGCASSAENIFSDASQSEGNAATQQSGDSTIKQNKEGEVNESTGSSPDFESKGELKVRFIDVGQGDCALVSFGEHHMLIDGGKPKASSTVYTILERLGISEIERIVASHPDADHCGGLAGALEIAKCDNFYCSTTESNTRTFDNIKKQVSRQGIGITVPKVGDNFKLGEATVTFIGPTSKFESDNNNSLILRIDYGNKSFLFTGDMEHESEASIIQSGENTKADVLKVSHHGSRTASGSRFLSKVRPEYAVISCGKNNDYGHPHKQTLNHLQKVGAKVLRTDELGDIVFTTDGNTLTVRTTKEGIED from the coding sequence ATGAAATCCACAACTCGCAGAAGCGTTAAAACAAGCCGAAACGACTTCTCACCAAGTCCAAACATTAACAAAGAAGCGAGCTTCAGATGTTTAAAGGATCGCGTTAATAATCAATGCGTTTATGACCACTCGGGCTTTAGATCATCGAAATCTTATAACAAATGCGCTGCAATAACAGACAATTTTTCCTGCGGATGCACCTCTAAGCTTTTCTCATTGTTTGCTGCTGTTGTCATTTTTGTAAGTATTCTTTTCCTCGGTGGTTGCGCAAGTTCCGCCGAAAATATCTTCAGCGATGCATCGCAAAGCGAAGGAAACGCAGCCACACAGCAAAGTGGAGACTCGACTATTAAGCAAAATAAAGAAGGGGAAGTTAACGAATCAACAGGATCATCGCCCGACTTCGAAAGCAAAGGCGAACTGAAGGTTCGGTTTATCGATGTAGGGCAAGGCGATTGTGCGTTGGTTTCATTCGGAGAACACCACATGCTCATTGACGGAGGCAAACCAAAGGCCTCAAGCACAGTCTACACAATTCTAGAACGATTAGGAATATCCGAAATTGAAAGAATTGTTGCCAGCCATCCTGATGCAGACCACTGCGGAGGCCTGGCCGGAGCTCTTGAAATTGCCAAGTGCGACAATTTTTACTGTTCAACCACAGAATCCAACACCAGAACCTTCGACAACATTAAAAAGCAGGTCTCCAGGCAAGGAATTGGAATTACCGTGCCAAAAGTTGGCGACAATTTCAAACTTGGAGAAGCAACTGTAACTTTCATTGGCCCGACTAGCAAATTCGAAAGCGACAATAACAATTCCCTAATATTGCGCATTGATTATGGAAATAAATCGTTCCTATTTACGGGCGATATGGAACATGAATCAGAGGCCTCAATTATCCAATCAGGAGAAAACACAAAGGCAGATGTTCTTAAAGTTTCACATCACGGATCGCGCACAGCTTCGGGCTCGCGCTTTTTGAGCAAGGTAAGACCAGAATATGCGGTTATCTCATGCGGGAAAAACAACGACTACGGGCATCCCCACAAACAGACTTTGAATCATTTACAAAAAGTTGGAGCAAAGGTGCTTCGAACCGACGAGCTTGGTGACATCGTGTTTACAACTGACGGAAACACACTAACAGTTAGAACAACAAAAGAAGGTATCGAGGATTAA
- a CDS encoding AzlD domain-containing protein — protein sequence MSWTTFGVLFLSVTVTIAACRVMPAFILKGKQISERMQLCLNLIAPAAFGALVANDIFTAGMFDAGIWPGCLPVLAAVVVFLVAYKTKSMIICCLAGIGIYAVLYAAATGGFAF from the coding sequence ATGTCTTGGACAACGTTTGGAGTTCTTTTTCTTTCTGTCACTGTGACCATTGCTGCATGCAGGGTCATGCCTGCTTTTATTTTGAAAGGCAAGCAGATTTCAGAGCGAATGCAATTGTGTTTAAATTTGATAGCACCTGCCGCCTTTGGGGCTCTTGTTGCGAATGACATTTTCACGGCTGGGATGTTTGACGCAGGCATTTGGCCAGGGTGCTTGCCAGTTTTAGCTGCAGTTGTCGTGTTTCTTGTTGCATATAAAACCAAGTCGATGATTATATGCTGTCTTGCAGGAATAGGAATTTATGCTGTTCTTTATGCAGCTGCAACAGGTGGATTTGCCTTTTAA
- the rpsT gene encoding 30S ribosomal protein S20 — translation MANIKSQKKRIITNEKSRMRNRAIKSELKTATRKVKDAVAEGNGKEAFAAACAACRLMDKAVTKGVIKKNQAANRKSGIMKLANTVVTEEDRKAYEPKKGAAPEATGNKKAAAKQARKDEMKKAQKEKDKRRSAQKKQEEAAAKRKAKEEAEAAKAAAEAEAAEASEEAAE, via the coding sequence ATGGCAAACATTAAGTCACAGAAGAAAAGAATCATCACGAACGAGAAGTCTCGCATGCGCAATCGCGCAATCAAGAGCGAACTCAAAACTGCAACTCGCAAGGTTAAAGACGCTGTTGCTGAGGGCAACGGCAAAGAGGCTTTTGCAGCAGCATGTGCAGCATGCCGTCTGATGGACAAGGCAGTAACTAAAGGTGTAATTAAAAAGAACCAAGCTGCTAACCGCAAGAGCGGCATCATGAAACTCGCTAACACCGTTGTGACAGAGGAAGATCGCAAGGCCTACGAGCCAAAGAAAGGCGCAGCTCCAGAGGCAACAGGGAACAAAAAAGCTGCTGCAAAACAGGCTCGCAAAGATGAAATGAAAAAAGCTCAGAAGGAGAAGGACAAGCGCCGTTCTGCTCAGAAAAAACAAGAAGAAGCCGCTGCAAAGCGCAAGGCTAAAGAAGAAGCAGAAGCAGCAAAAGCTGCTGCTGAGGCAGAGGCTGCAGAGGCAAGCGAAGAAGCTGCAGAATAA
- the gpmI gene encoding 2,3-bisphosphoglycerate-independent phosphoglycerate mutase, with protein sequence MSKVDKSKLNLPACLIIMDGFGLRDEKEGNAIALANTPNLDRLFLSCPHTQLAASGEPVGLPDGQIGNSEVGHLNIGAGRLVPQELTRINHACRDGSIAKNEVLVQAFDNCIKKNSRLHLLGLLSDGGVHSSIDHLFALIDAAVSHGVETIRVHAFLDGRDVAPTSGTKYVTETLEKFEQVRLEHDNVNIKFGSICGRFYAMDRDNRWERVNSAYRSVVLGENLSRELNPLEYVVHSYKEGITDEFVEPAAFCSKGIRKGDSCVFFNFRPDRAREITRAIALDEFCDFNREKVQDLFFVCLTQYDETFPLPVAFPKSFPENVLSDVVSDAGLKQIHIAETEKYAHVTFFFNGGVEEVKPGEDRILIPSPKVSTYDLKPEMSEPEVTESLVQAIENDSADFYIVNFANCDMVGHTGVLDAAIKAVEAVDDGVGKVTDAIEKKGGFALVTADHGNADQMIAEDGQPHTAHTTRLVPLILCDYTGKNREFTDESHVGALCDIAPTMLTLAGLSVPPEMTGSNLSA encoded by the coding sequence ATGTCAAAAGTAGATAAGTCTAAACTCAATTTGCCAGCGTGTTTAATCATCATGGATGGCTTCGGTCTTCGTGATGAAAAGGAGGGCAATGCGATTGCACTAGCGAACACCCCCAACTTGGATCGTCTGTTTTTATCATGTCCTCACACTCAACTAGCTGCGAGTGGTGAACCTGTTGGTTTGCCCGATGGGCAAATTGGAAATAGCGAGGTTGGACATCTAAACATTGGTGCAGGTCGTCTTGTTCCGCAGGAGCTCACTCGCATAAACCACGCTTGTAGAGATGGTTCAATTGCAAAAAATGAAGTTCTTGTGCAGGCTTTTGATAACTGCATTAAGAAGAATAGTCGCCTTCACCTACTTGGATTATTGAGCGATGGTGGCGTTCATTCTTCAATCGACCATTTGTTTGCACTCATAGATGCTGCAGTCTCACATGGAGTAGAGACTATTCGTGTTCATGCTTTTCTTGACGGGCGCGATGTTGCGCCAACTTCGGGTACCAAATATGTCACTGAAACTCTAGAAAAGTTTGAGCAGGTTAGACTCGAACACGATAATGTGAACATTAAATTTGGTTCAATTTGTGGCCGCTTTTACGCAATGGATAGAGACAATCGATGGGAGCGCGTCAATTCTGCCTACAGGTCGGTTGTTTTGGGCGAGAATTTGTCACGAGAGTTGAATCCATTAGAATATGTTGTACATTCGTATAAAGAGGGAATAACTGACGAATTTGTGGAGCCTGCGGCGTTTTGCTCTAAAGGAATTCGTAAAGGTGATTCATGTGTTTTTTTCAATTTTAGACCTGACCGTGCGCGTGAAATCACTAGAGCGATCGCTTTAGATGAATTTTGCGATTTTAATCGCGAAAAGGTTCAAGACTTGTTCTTCGTTTGTTTAACCCAATATGACGAGACTTTTCCTCTGCCTGTCGCTTTTCCGAAATCATTTCCTGAGAATGTCCTTTCCGACGTTGTGAGCGATGCGGGGCTAAAACAGATTCATATTGCAGAGACTGAGAAGTATGCTCACGTTACATTCTTTTTCAATGGAGGAGTTGAAGAAGTAAAACCTGGGGAAGATAGAATCCTCATTCCCAGTCCTAAAGTGTCAACATATGACTTAAAGCCTGAAATGAGCGAACCAGAGGTCACTGAATCTCTTGTTCAAGCGATTGAGAATGATTCTGCTGATTTTTACATTGTAAATTTCGCAAATTGCGACATGGTTGGGCACACAGGCGTTTTAGATGCTGCTATTAAGGCAGTTGAAGCTGTTGATGACGGAGTTGGAAAAGTCACTGATGCCATCGAGAAGAAAGGTGGCTTCGCGCTTGTCACAGCTGATCATGGCAATGCAGATCAGATGATTGCAGAAGATGGTCAACCACACACTGCACACACAACCCGGCTCGTCCCACTAATTTTGTGTGATTACACGGGGAAGAATAGGGAGTTTACTGACGAGAGTCATGTTGGAGCTCTTTGTGACATTGCGCCAACAATGCTAACGCTAGCTGGTCTTTCTGTACCGCCGGAGATGACTGGTAGCAACCTTTCTGCCTAA
- the tpiA gene encoding triose-phosphate isomerase — MMRKPIIAGNWKMNNTVAEGVVLAQEISNNFYRDYTEFVDVIICPPAVDLKAVKGVLEFDKRDIYVGAQNCYFEPSGAYTGEISVKMISDAGCDFCIVGHSERREIFGETNAMINDKVRALVEYQGKKMTPILCVGESLAVRESGDYIDYVTKQAEAALAGIDIFDADQLVIAYEPIWAIGTGRTATPEQAQEVCAAIRSCLANILGGAMAEKIRVLYGGSMNEGNVDSLLEQPDIDGGLIGGASLKASSFVNLVKAAVECQK; from the coding sequence ATAATGAGAAAGCCAATTATTGCCGGCAACTGGAAAATGAATAACACGGTTGCCGAAGGTGTCGTATTAGCTCAAGAGATTTCAAACAATTTCTATCGTGATTACACAGAATTTGTCGATGTGATTATTTGTCCCCCGGCGGTTGATTTGAAAGCAGTCAAAGGTGTCTTGGAATTTGATAAGCGAGACATCTATGTTGGCGCACAGAATTGCTATTTTGAACCATCTGGCGCCTACACCGGCGAAATTTCTGTAAAGATGATTTCTGATGCTGGATGCGATTTCTGCATTGTAGGACACAGCGAGCGTCGCGAAATTTTCGGTGAAACTAATGCGATGATTAACGATAAAGTTCGTGCTTTGGTGGAGTATCAAGGCAAGAAAATGACACCGATTTTGTGTGTGGGTGAATCATTGGCGGTTCGTGAATCTGGTGACTACATTGATTATGTAACTAAACAGGCAGAGGCGGCTTTGGCTGGAATCGATATTTTTGATGCTGACCAACTGGTGATTGCATATGAGCCAATTTGGGCAATTGGAACTGGTCGCACAGCCACTCCTGAACAGGCTCAAGAAGTGTGTGCCGCAATTAGAAGTTGCCTTGCAAACATCCTTGGTGGTGCAATGGCAGAAAAGATCAGAGTGCTTTATGGCGGTTCGATGAACGAAGGAAACGTTGATTCTTTGCTTGAGCAGCCTGACATTGATGGCGGTCTCATCGGCGGTGCTTCTTTGAAAGCATCATCATTTGTCAATTTAGTGAAAGCTGCTGTTGAATGTCAAAAGTAG
- the lepA gene encoding translation elongation factor 4, protein MTIDQSHIRNFSIIAHIDHGKSTLSDRILEQTGTVAAREMEAQLLDQMDIERERGITIKSQAVRVNYTAEDGEEYQLNLIDTPGHVDFTYEVSRSLAACEGAVLVVDATQGVEAQTVANAMLAMNANLEVVPVINKIDLPSAEPDRVRAEIEDSLAIPADDAVLASGKTGQGITDLLESVVYNVPSPTGNPNASLRGLIFDSFFDPYRGVVALVKVEDGKLSKGDKIKMLATKTTAIVEEVGARHPAEEPLPSINTGEVGYVVTGLKDVNQVKVGDTITLIQNNDVEPLPGYREAKPMVFTGLFPIDSDQYEPLKEALEKVALNDPALVWEPETSRALGFGFRVGFLGLLHMEVIKERLEREFSLDLLATAPSVEYHVYRRGVTEGPGSEGEPLVITSPQDMPDAGEIERVEEPYLNAKILIPPDYVGAVMDLAVDRRGTFKTMNYLSSTTVELLWDIPLSELIMDFFDKLKSYTKGYASLDYDYDGYRKSDMVKLDILLAGEPIDALSFIVHKDKAYDRGKVLCEKLKEIIPRQLFEVPIQAAIGGRVLARQTVKARRKDVLAKCYGGDISRKRKLLEKQKQGKKRMKAIGNVEVPQEAFMAILKVN, encoded by the coding sequence ATGACAATAGATCAATCACATATCCGCAATTTTTCAATAATTGCTCACATTGACCACGGTAAATCGACCCTGTCTGACCGCATTTTAGAACAGACGGGAACTGTTGCTGCGCGCGAAATGGAGGCACAGCTTCTCGACCAGATGGACATCGAGCGCGAACGCGGCATTACTATCAAAAGCCAAGCCGTGCGCGTTAATTACACTGCCGAAGATGGGGAAGAATACCAACTAAATCTCATCGACACACCAGGTCATGTTGACTTTACCTATGAAGTTTCTCGCTCACTTGCAGCTTGCGAGGGTGCGGTTCTTGTTGTTGATGCGACACAAGGCGTAGAGGCGCAGACCGTTGCAAATGCAATGCTTGCAATGAATGCCAACTTGGAAGTCGTCCCTGTTATCAATAAGATTGACTTGCCTTCTGCTGAGCCTGATCGTGTCCGCGCAGAAATTGAGGATTCTCTTGCAATTCCTGCTGATGATGCAGTTCTTGCTTCCGGGAAAACGGGGCAGGGGATTACCGATCTTTTAGAATCGGTTGTCTATAACGTTCCATCGCCGACTGGGAATCCCAATGCTTCGCTGCGAGGACTTATTTTTGACAGCTTTTTTGACCCATATAGAGGCGTCGTTGCGCTTGTGAAAGTAGAAGACGGAAAGCTCTCTAAGGGTGACAAAATTAAAATGCTAGCGACAAAAACGACTGCAATTGTTGAAGAAGTTGGAGCTCGCCACCCTGCGGAAGAACCACTACCTTCAATTAACACTGGTGAAGTTGGTTATGTCGTCACTGGCCTAAAGGATGTTAATCAAGTAAAAGTTGGTGACACAATCACTCTAATTCAAAACAATGATGTAGAACCACTTCCAGGTTATCGCGAAGCTAAACCGATGGTCTTTACTGGTCTTTTTCCAATAGACAGTGATCAATATGAGCCGCTTAAGGAGGCACTCGAGAAAGTTGCCCTAAACGATCCCGCTCTTGTTTGGGAGCCGGAAACTTCACGCGCACTCGGTTTTGGTTTCCGCGTTGGTTTTTTGGGACTTCTTCACATGGAAGTTATAAAAGAGCGTCTTGAACGTGAGTTTTCTCTCGATTTGCTTGCTACTGCGCCTAGTGTGGAATATCACGTCTACAGGCGCGGAGTTACAGAAGGTCCTGGCAGTGAGGGCGAACCGTTAGTGATTACTAGCCCACAAGATATGCCAGACGCAGGCGAAATCGAGAGAGTTGAAGAACCCTATCTCAACGCGAAAATCCTCATTCCGCCAGATTATGTCGGTGCTGTGATGGATTTGGCAGTTGACCGACGTGGAACTTTCAAAACCATGAATTACTTGTCTTCAACAACAGTAGAGCTTCTGTGGGACATCCCACTTTCAGAACTCATAATGGACTTTTTTGACAAGTTGAAAAGTTATACAAAAGGTTATGCTTCACTTGATTATGATTACGATGGTTATCGCAAATCAGACATGGTGAAACTTGACATTCTTCTTGCCGGAGAACCGATAGATGCGCTTTCGTTTATCGTACATAAGGATAAAGCATATGACCGTGGAAAAGTCCTCTGCGAAAAACTAAAAGAGATTATTCCTCGACAACTTTTTGAAGTTCCGATCCAGGCCGCTATTGGTGGACGTGTGCTTGCGCGTCAAACGGTGAAAGCACGGCGAAAGGATGTCTTGGCAAAGTGCTATGGCGGTGATATTTCGCGTAAACGCAAGTTGCTTGAAAAACAGAAACAAGGTAAAAAACGCATGAAGGCTATCGGCAACGTAGAGGTGCCGCAGGAAGCATTTATGGCTATTCTTAAGGTTAATTAG